From the genome of Salvelinus namaycush isolate Seneca chromosome 1, SaNama_1.0, whole genome shotgun sequence:
AGTGTGCAGACATTTTGTATTTTAGTGTTTCATTACATGTTTCTTATGGCACTGGGTTCACATGCCACCTGCAGAAAGTAAAGCACTTATTAAGAATTTACTAACTGAACAACACCAGTGCATGCTGTAAATTTAGGAGATAACAAAAATCAGATAGCTTGCTGGTCCACCATTCAATTGTACTTCCAAATAGTTTTTCAATGAAGACAGCACTGTAAAAATAAACATAACCTTGGGGCTCTGTTGGGATACATGACATGGGTGGGGACTGGAAGAGGACATGTTCTGTAAATCAAATTTTCTTCCGAAACTGATTTGAGGGCCCAAAACATAGAGATAATCGAGTTCCATGTATGATTACTTGTTGCAGGAGCTTATCTACAGCATATCTGGCTTAGCTAAACCATGCACAGTAGGGAAGCATCGCTCTGACAGTTAGTTAGTTCTCTGAATGCAGGAAAAAGGCAAAGGACCTTGCATTTTTCACTGTACAATATACTTTTGCTGACATCAGTGGTGAAAAAGCCTCACTAAATGACACCTAATTTGCTTATTATGAATAATTGCAATGTACTGTACCCTCCACTTCCCCATTCCCTTCATGAAGGGCAAAAAGAGTAATTCACTTTCTCAGAGAAATGGATGCACTTGGAAACAGTTACTTGTCTCAGGGCATAAATCTTGAAAAGAGTGTTTACCCACTTGGTACTACAAGACtagggttgaatggcgggaaccCGGTTACTGAGATTTACAGCACAAAACCACTCTCTTTTCACGGGATAAATAACTGTAGAAACCggtaaattataataaaaaatgtatatgaacagcatggcgtGAAATGGAAGTGTTAAATTATATCcaatgtctaaatctggcttctctatGGCCTCTGCATGATGGATCAACAAAACTCAGGGTAGGGTTCAGACCATCTCAGATTGGAGCGCAGTTCACAATCCATGTAGATCTATCATCTTACCATGGTCACTTTTTGTGACAGGTCggcctacatttgctgcagcatagtgTATAATATAAAGTCTGAATGCACGTTTAATTGACCCATCTCCATCCGGCTTTCAGGGGTCACTTAATTTCTTTAATTGTAAagataggctgttttaaaacaCTGCAGCTGCAATACAAAAAATAACTATCGCTCGAATATCGTTGGTTTAAATCAGTGCATCCGCGAGCACTCTCTCGCAGTCTTTCTCTCCATCAATTCCATTCAAATAGATAATCCTGTTCTAGAttgagagatatatatatatatatatatgtcctaGCCTACCTATTTCAGGTAATACGTTCAATGCAGTATTATCCTTATATTTAGGTAATtaatgatgggttatgcataataagcttctTAACTTATAGCCTCCATCTCTTGCACAATACGCACGCACCTGAGCTCTGCTGGTGTcgctccttagctcttggagtcccatgtAGGAAAAGatagactagaatagcttgcaggacattattttttttgcatttcttataccaataTACTATTTGAAGAGGTACGCAAGCTCTTGTTTTCtaaatgttaaatacagcagccaatagaaaTCACAGGTACTGTCATTGgctgccacttttccaacaagtcagttcgtcaaatttctgccctgctagcgCTGCCCtggtcaattgtaagtgctgttattgtgaagtgcaaatgtctaggagcaacaacggctcagccgcgaagtgataggccacacaagcatgGAACCGCCGAGTGCTAAAGGACGtagaaattgtctgtcctcggttgcaacactccctaccgagttccaaactgcctctggaagcaacgtcagcgcaAGAACTGTTCGTagggaacttcatgaaatgggtttccgtggccgagcagccatACACCAGACTAATATCACCATGCGCAAttccaagcatcggctggagtggtgtaaagagagcgagcagtggaaacgcgttgcctggagtgatgaatcacccttcaccatctggcagtccgacggaagattgtgggtttggcagatgcatagtgccaactgtatgtttggcggaggaggaataatggtctcgggctgtttttcatggtttgggctaggccccttagttccagtaaacagaaaatcttaatgctacagcatacaatgacattccagacgatttctgtgcttccaactttgtggcaacagtttgggaaggccctttcttgtttcagcatgacaatgcccccgtgcgcaaagcgaggtccatacagaaatatttTGTTGaggtctgtgtggaagaacttgactggcttgcacagagccctgacttcaaccccatcaaacaccttcgGGATTTAATGGGAAgtcaactgcgagccaggcctaatcacccaacatcagtgcccaacctcactaatgctcttgtggttgaatggaagcaagtccccacagcaatgttacaacatctagtggaaagccttcccagaagagtgtaggctgttattgcaggaccaactccacattaatgccgatgattttggaatgagatgttcgacgaccaggtgtccacatacttttggtcatgttgtgtatgagtcagcctattaattatacaaataggccctattatatttcaaaatgaaAATCAAATTTGCTAGCCTCtacttgtaactttgtaggcGGCATGTGCTGCACCATAATCCCATGTTCTCTGCTTTAACATGGTTTGAACGATGTAcgtaattccagtccatataatacaatacagCACAGCAATAGAATGTACATTAAAAAAGATTAGCCTACAGGAGctagtttcatttatttacccaagagagcatagAGTTGTgtaatgtgcagtagcctatatcatatATGTATTGGATAACGGCATGATCATTTGGGCTAGGGCTCCTTAAAATGTCTTTAACGTATGGCTCATCAGCATCAGGTAGCGTCAGTCTTACATTTTCGATCAAAGCTCTtatcaaatccagacataggcctatttatatgctttataatgctttgaatgacacttccggtttcagcgggaaataccgggttaccacagagaaaatatatttattctcgggatggaacattttttaaatacagGGAAAATATTCAAACCTAcaacagactgtggttgtagaaTGTAAAAGAATCAGACAAGACTACCTGCCTAACCAACCTGGTCCAATATAATGTAGGCTAGGTGAAAATAATACAAGTTCTAGCAGGCATTTTAAATCTAAGGACAAGGTCAAAATATCTGTGCCAGGGAACATAGTCCAACTTTTCTCTGCATTAGATGCACCACAATAGCAATGCAATGGGCTGTCCCATCAACCTTTTACTAAGCAAGCCGTTCTTCCCATCATTGTCTCAATGGAAATGCCAGTGTTTCGTAGTGTATTGATGCAGATTCCTGGCCGATTTCCCTCCAAAGAAAAGACCAAGAATATAATTAGGCCTATAATGGAATGAAAGAATATCAGGGCAAATAACCTCATATTTTCTTTGTAACTATAACTTGTTACAATACTATAACCATGTTAGTACGACTTTATTCTGTGGGGTGCTGTAACAAACATGAAGCTGTGGGAAATCAAAGTGCAGAAAAAACAATGTGCCCTATATACTTTGTGTGGTTAACAATTGCATGCTGAAAAAGAGATTCAGGGACATGCAGGGACACTCAGCATGGGTCTAAAAGACAGCTATTGAATAGCACTTGACTAGTCTTGACTCGTGCACCAGCCAGTGGGCAGGCTTAGCCTAAAGAAGAGCCTTGGCACCTGCCACATCTCTTGAAGAGCCTGCTCGAGCGAGTGGCTATAAATCACAAACAATGGAAGGAGCTGAGCTGTGTGCCATCTGCACTCTCATAGGTTTTCTTGGTAATTTGCCCAATCATAAGGTCTACTatgtccctgtcctccctcaaATCGCTTCCCAGTATTGTACACTGTTCGACTGTAGAAAGTGTGAACAACACATCACACATTCGAATCAAACACACCCCTGCTGCCCCCCACCACATATTGAGTGCACTAAAGACATGCTCCAGCTCTTCTCTTTGAGGAAACATCTACTGGGGTCATTATATAGCCCCCTTAGTGATGGCAGCAGAAGATGTGCGGAGCAGAGACACTTCATTAGCTGTTAACAAAAAGGCAGGATCCTGCAACCCCCAATACCTATAGCTCCCCACTTACAACCTCTGATAGGCCAACACGAACACAACCAGCCTGGTTCAGCACTTGTCTTCTAGAGCTATAGTTGAGTTAGGCCTAATGccaccctccccccaaaaaaattaatAAATCAAAGTTTGTTTTCATGGCTTGGTTGTGAAATAGGCTCATCATTACAGACACATTTTTCCTCCAGCATTGACTGTACTTTAAAAAAGCCTCAACTTTAGAACATTCAAGAAGCATTGTTGGGTTTACTTGTAATACCAAATAACTGTTCTTTTTTAAGGACCAGTTCCTTCATAGCAGGCATAGAAATCGTACATATTAAATCATAAACAATAGCCTAATTAGACAGCTCAGTTTGGGATCGACTAAATTCTGAAACATCAGTAGTACAGTGAGCAAAGCAGTTTAAGTTTAAGACAACCAGCACTTTCTTGGATCAAAAGATTAAACAAATATGAGATCAAACAAGCTTGGCTGGTTTGTTTTAACATTTAGCAGATTCATGTGGAAACAATTAAACTGTAAACTAATTGCTTGTAGTGGTATGTTATGTTATTGTTTGTTGATGGTTTTGCTGTAAATCAGAGATGGTAGTCAAACACCAGACTCAATGCCATAGATATTATTCAATAATAAATGGTCAGCTCACTGGCACACTTTCTGTTACTTATCTTGCTCTAGTCTAGCAATTCAAGTGAGCTTTCAGAGCAGGGCCAATACCAAAGAGTCCTCACTTCTTGGGCACCTGAGATGCCCAAGAAGTGAGGAAACCAGGTTAACTGTTGGCAACCTAAAACCTGGCTGAGCTCTTTTACCCTGAGTATATAAAGGGCCTGGCTGCCTCTGCAGAGTACAGCCTTGGGGGCTGAGAGCAGGTATCAGATCCACCACCGAGCCTGGCACAGGACACAGAGGAACATAAGGTCAAATAAACCTTGGTCGGTGCACCTGCTTCTGTTACCGGTGGAGGCCAAACTTCTTGAGCCTTGTTGGTGGACTTTGATCCAAGCATAAAAAGAAACCTAAGCCTGAAGTTCTCTCCATTCTGCTGAACTCTATCAATTATGAGGCCAAAAACTAGGCAGATGATTTTTCATGATCAAATGTTACCCGAACAGGTTTATCATTTAATCATTACTGAAGAATTTCAACTGAGAGCATGATCAGTGTCAAACAAGCACTGAAACCAGGTCAAGGTCACAGATATTTTTACACGTCTTCCGTTTcatttttctgtatttatttgaTTTTGTTATTTTAACTACTCTATGGTTATTATTTAAGCAATAACGCATGAGgcgttgtggtatatggccaatataccacggctaagggctgttcttttacacgacgcaacacggagtgcctggacacagcccttagccctggtatattggccatgtggcggcaggtagcctagtggttagagcgttgggccagtaaccggaaggttgctgaaTTGAATCCATGagctgagctgacaaggtaaaaatctgttgttctgcccgagcaaggcagttaacccactgttaaccgggcgccgaagacatggatgttgattaaggcagccccccgcacctctctgattcagaggggtttgggttaaatgtggaagactcatttcagttgaatacattcagttggacaactgactcggtatcccccctttccctatatatagcaaacccctgaggtgccttattgctaacCAAAGTAATTAGAACACTaaatataaatgttttgtcatacctgtggtatacggtctcatATATCAACATTCAGAGCTTGAAACACACAGTTACTAATATTGCTTAGATAACCATAATCTACTATTATGTATTGATTTCTTTATGCAGTGTGCACTGACCAAAACACCGGAATAATTATCACTGTGAATCAATTTAATGTTtgtgtgtcaattaatcccataagtAAGGGACGGGTTGCAAACTGGCGATTTGACACAAAAATTTAAatgtaattcattcattcatagaATAGATTACCTTGACCTGAGTTTAGGTACAAAGTATCAAGTGATTTTAATCACTACCATGTTAGAatattttactccactacattcctaaagaaaataatgtactttttactctatacaCTTTCACTGACATCCAAAAATAGTCGTTACATTTTGATTGCTTAGCAGGCCAGTTGTGGTCCAATTCGTATCAAGggaaacatccctggtcatccccactgcctctCATTTGGCAGACTCCCTaaacaaatgcttcgtttgtaaattatgtccgaGTGTTGGGTGTGACCCTGGCGATCCATAtatcaaaacaaaaaaaatcatgCCGTCAGGTTTGCTTAATGTAAGGaattgaaatgatttatactttcactttttattttgatacttaagtatatttgagcaattacatttacttttgatacttaagtatattcaaAACCAAATAATTTGACTTACTCAAGTAGtaatttactgggtgactttcacttgagtaattttctatctttacttttactcaagtatgacattgggtactttttccaccaccgaATAACATTTCCTTGAAGTTAGCTAGCAAGGTATAAATAAGTAAGCTGACAGAGACATATATTTCGTCGTCCATTCGAAAGGTTCCCTGGGAGATTTCCCACGTGTCATAGTCCCACTGACGCATTGCCATTCCAGTGTGTTGTTTTCAGTGTGGTCGATGAGGTGGCACATCTGGACATCGTTTGACAGTACCTTCGAAAAGTGCTATGATGCGAACTTCAAGAAAACTCGATTGGGTTAACAATCTAAATGTATTGAAACACTTGCTAGTAGATCGTCTCGCAAAAAAACTACACAAGCgagttagctaacattagtagCTATACTCTGCCAGGCCTGTGCCTGCCAACTCAGCTCGCTAGCTACGATACTAAGTTATCATTCCACTTGAGAAAAGTGATTAAACTAATGACACATTTTCCAGTCTCTGCTCGCAGCAAGGCTATCATGAAGTTTCGATAAGAAAACTGACAAATACATGGCGTTCCGAAAAAGTTAGCTACCCAGTTGCTACGTTTTCATACTATTTTAGCTTTCCTAAGCCACGCAAACATAGCACACTGACAAAGGGTTGCCATTAACGTTACTAAGGAAACTAACGTTATCGTTAGCTAGTTCTACTGGTAGACAGAATCACAGGTCCGAATGCCGAATCGTACTGCAATGTCAACGCTAACGGACAACCGGTCTTGAACTAGCGGTTATGATCTCTGGTATAAAAAAATTATCTAAAATCACGTCTTCAGTTAACATATAATCTCCAAATCAAAACATGCTGAAAATGTGGTTAGTTAccggttgttagctagctaaccctGAAGGCCCAGGTAGTAGTGGCTGGCTTGGCTTCTTCTACCTCCAGAAGGCTAAACGATGTAGCCGTGAGCTAAGATGGGGCTTAGCAACTCCCTTTTCCTCCGTGGGTTGTTGTGGGCTCATTGACCTGGCTGAGGGCCCGCCCGGCTAACCATAAAGCTAACGTGAGATAGCGGATGCAAGTCTTTTCACACATCCTTACCTGTGGCACTCGTATGAACCGTTTGACGAAAAACTAGATAGAAACAATCCCACAGACACTGCTGAGTTGTCTCCCCAACCGAAGCCTTCTGTTTCGAGTCCGACCGAGGTGCTGATTGAGTGATGCAATGACGTAAAATGGTCTCGCCCCTTTAgacagtaaaaaaataataatctaatACTGGACCACAACTTGAACAATAAGTTACCAGAATTGTTATACGAACACGCAATAGGTTATAAGATTCATTTGCTAAATATATATTTGTTAAACAAGCTACTAAACTTGCATTATTGCTCGTCTGTCAAAACGAAAAATCATTTATACACTTTAATTAGGACCATTTGCTCGGATTAACAttttttgaaaataaaaaaaatccatatAGGCAAACGGTTACCACCCAAATACAGTTGCTCGTTTCCCTGTACTGATTTTGAAACCCTGTGTGGAATATGCTTCCTTTTACCGTTCAAATTCTGGTAAGAGTTGGGTCCTTTTCTAATAACGTACTTTTTACATGGTTTGACTGGAGAGAACAGTTGTACAATTTCAACCATCCAAACACAATGTACAGACCAATAATTGCTTCTATGGAAAGGCTATATTAGTGCAGGGCTGGCAGTCAAGAAATGTGACAACGCTTTAGACCAGTCCATTTCTAGATCTAATTTTGGCCAGTCTCCATCAAGCACCATCAGGGCACGACCCTTAAAAATCAGCCCTCCAAATGGTTTATAATCTTGAACACTATTTAAAAACAGAAACATGAGAAATTCATACTGCAAGCAGCCTTCCCACATACTGTGTACGTTTAATTCAGACGTTCAATGGCAAAACTACAATGACAGTCCAATTTAGAATAACAAAAACAAACCATTGACCCCTAAGTAAAAAGTAGGCCAATCTCCTTTGACACTTCTCCTCTAGACAAGTTGCTCTTAGTCAAATTTAATATGGTTACCTGAAAATGTCAAATTAGGTTTTGCTGCTCTCTAGTGCCATTATGTAGTAGCAATAACCAGATGCTGAACCAAGTCTATGACGCTGACGAAAAGACTTACAATGGTcgttacttttttttaaataaacgtGCAATATTAAGCAGGGCCATATTGCTGTAGTGAAATTCTGAATTAAGACACCGACTTCCTGTGTCAAAATAGAAATAAAATAATCCAGTTAAAAATCACCTCAACAATCCAATCAAGTTTCAAATGAACTTAAAATCGAGATGAATATGTCCTTATTTGATAGGAGTAGCCAATGGGAGGCTACTTTAACCATGAGAAGAGGAGAGGCGCCTAGAATGCAAAGAGTCGTAGAAAAATGATCAAGCGATGGtaaaaacagaagaaaaacatTTTATAAAATCTTATCTTTACACCTAAAAGAGCAATATGGATGTTGTCATTGCTACAAAAATGATTTTATGTGAATGGCAAAACAGACACGCCAAAACTGTCTTATGGGGTTTCCTTAAAGAAAAAGTATTCTAAAAAACCTTGCGTCTTTATAGACCACAGCTAACGCATAAAATACATTCATtttggtacaaaaaaaataaaccATTAAAAATAAGTTTGAATGACAGGTCACCAAACTGTTCAGCTCCAACTTTTGTGGCACACTTAAAGAAAAGTGTATGAAAACCAcagatttgttaaaaaaaataaaaaataaaagtgttTATGCAAAAGAATCCCTGGATTTTAATTCAAGCCAGTCTTTTCACTTTTTTTTCGCCATATTTCGAGGGGAACCTTTCAGCAAGTCTCGGATTCGAAGGTATGTCCCGGTGGCCTCAGCAACCTCTGTGAATTCTGGCGTTTCCTCAAAGGGAATAATGCCATGTGCGAACCTACTCCGGTGAGGCACGGCTGTTACCTTCCCCATAGAGTCAGACAGATCTCCCTCGACAGCATCCTGATCTGAGgggtctggctgacggctctcttGTTGGACTGGTGTTTGCAGCAAGCTGGGCCTCTGTGCAAGCACATTGCCTCTATCTGCAGCAGCTTCAGGACTCATAGGGCTCTCCTCTTGGACTGGTGTTTTCAGCAAGCTGCTCTCATCTTCAACCACCTTGCCTTTATCTTCAGCATCATCCTGACATTTGCTAGAAGATGGATCAACACTGATCTGCTCATCACTGTTGTGGCTGGAAACCTCCACAGATCCCTCCTTTTCCTCATCTTCAGCCTCACCTTCCTCCATTTCAGTTTCAGTGTCGACTTGGGCAGGTGTGGAGACGCTGGGCGAGCTGGGGAGGGGTGTTCCAACAGCTGGTGTCTCAGAGTCACTGTTGGTGGTGGTGTCAGCATTTTCCAATGCAGCCCAGATCAGCCTCTGCTGCTCCTCTAGCTCCTCCAGTGtcagctcttcctcctccccacCTACAGACTCCTCACCCACTCCCACAGTGCGTCCCCGTAGAGCCGGTGAACCATTAGTGGGTGTGGGGGGAGGTGTTCCCTTAGGAAGAGGGGGTGGAGTGGGAGTGGCTGGTGGTGTACCATGAGGTAAGGGAGGTGGTGAACCAAAGGATGGTGAGTCAGGGGGCAGCGGGGGCTGGAACTGGAAGCTGTCTGAGCTCCGGTGGCGGCGAGGTGTAGTATCCTGGTCTGGAAACAGACACTGACAAGCGTTATGCACTGCCAGAGCAGGGAGGCCATTGCACACATACAACATAAGTGACTTTTGTTTTCTGcaaacagacagaccgaccaCCCAGTCATGACAGTGAATAGCAAAATGATCTGCTGGTTGCAATAGAGTAATTGGTTATACATTGTATTCAGACACCTGGAATAATAACACCGCTACCTGAATCAACATCCATATCTGAACTCCTGGCATCAGATCTCCTTTTCTTCGTCTGCTGGGGAGTTGATTCGGATTCATGCAGTCTCTTATTGCAGTTGGCACCAGGCTATTGGCAAATATATTACTTTATAGTGTGCACATATACAGTGGACAATTTATTAAAATGTGGAATAGGAGAATTGTAGTTACCATTGGAAAATTGTTAGACAGATAGTCAGCAAAATTCTGCTTCATATGGTTATGCTGTATTGGAATAGAGCCATATAGCCTGTAGTCCTAAAAGTCAGGGGAAAATGTTGGTTGTAAAGGTCTACAAGTGGTGGCAAAGATCGGTATGCTTGTACCCTAATGATGGCCAGCAAACTGATTTCAAGAAGACTTACATCCTTCACACTAGGTGGTGCAGATATATTGAAGCCTGGGAAATCTACTAGCTTGGAAACATCATAGGAAATGCTTTGTCCATGGTCGACCTCTGTTAGTTCTCCATCTTTTGACACTATAAAGGGTGAACACGGTTTAAATACATAGCAGCCCAATATTAATTAAGAATCAGGAAAGATCAGTGATTCAACAAAAACTGCAAGGCAAGTGTTTAGTAAAGTGGTTATGGTCTCTCCGGGTGAAATCTTACCCTTCCCATCATATAGCGTGAGACCCGAGTTCTCCATCTCTGCCTCCTTAAGCCAGCCAGGTGGGTAGCCTAACCGCCTCATGCGGTAGATGTGAGGGGGTAGAGTGTTCATTTCAACTCCCAGTGCAGACATCAGCTCCTCACTGATCAAtgccagaaacacaagcaaagGGTAACAGATTTGTGATACCAAAAACCCTAGTTCTACAACTTCACTTAAACCTTGCAATAACTGAAAACAAATTAGTCTCTTCTTGTGTCAGTCTTCAGACATTTCAAATGTGCCTTGCCTCATGATTCCAGGTTTGTATCTGGCAAATCGCTCCTCCACTTCCTCAGCATGGTAACGCTGATTGCTCAGGTTGCCCTGGTTACCCTGAGAAAACTCCTTCCGCTTCTCATTGATTCTGGCCATGTCCTTTGGCTAAGAAGAAACGAACAGAGCTGTTGATCACGTGTCAAACCTGGTTTTAAGCTCTTCTATCTGCCCATGGTAAGTAAACAACTTCCATGTTATAAGATGCATATTAAAGTAAAATGATATTCAAGACTTACCTGAGGACAGTCTCGCAGTTGATGACCATCCAACCCACAGTTGAAACAACAAGGCTTAGGTCTGTAGTATAGGCACAAAAGCAACAATAAAATTACAGATATTTCCTGCATAAAAAACTAAATCTCTGCTATACCTTTTCTCTTTCATCTGTACTTCCTGTCCATCTAAGGCGATGACCTGGCTGAAGACCTGCTGATATCTTTGCAACAATTAAGGAACTCAATTAAATGATGCAACTGTAGGTTCAACGTGCGTAACAAAACACTGCACACTTTTTTACTCATATACCGACTACCACGTACATTAATACACACAATGAAAGATAGAAAAGATAATGGTTCAAAAAGTGAGATTT
Proteins encoded in this window:
- the LOC120022564 gene encoding zinc finger CCHC domain-containing protein 8-like isoform X3, encoding MAEVDFGDCELFEQLEESMPVATHIRFTEEVGEEGSELSERLEECEETIRSLIEENQELKRKLKVLTRPRQCRQEIEDSICSIVQKHQPHGEVEKGNPSGNVNPQSSSFIMEEDQKTKSCDIKKIKEAFSMVGSVLYFTSFCVDKLGQPLLNDNPQQTEGWEVPKYQQVFSQVIALDGQEVQMKEKRPKPCCFNCGLDGHQLRDCPQPKDMARINEKRKEFSQGNQGNLSNQRYHAEEVEERFARYKPGIMSEELMSALGVEMNTLPPHIYRMRRLGYPPGWLKEAEMENSGLTLYDGKVSKDGELTEVDHGQSISYDVSKLVDFPGFNISAPPSVKDDYRLYGSIPIQHNHMKQNFADYLSNNFPMPGANCNKRLHESESTPQQTKKRRSDARSSDMDVDSDQDTTPRRHRSSDSFQFQPPLPPDSPSFGSPPPLPHGTPPATPTPPPLPKGTPPPTPTNGSPALRGRTVGVGEESVGGEEEELTLEELEEQQRLIWAALENADTTTNSDSETPAVGTPLPSSPSVSTPAQVDTETEMEEGEAEDEEKEGSVEVSSHNSDEQISVDPSSSKCQDDAEDKGKVVEDESSLLKTPVQEESPMSPEAAADRGNVLAQRPSLLQTPVQQESRQPDPSDQDAVEGDLSDSMGKVTAVPHRSRFAHGIIPFEETPEFTEVAEATGTYLRIRDLLKGSPRNMAKKK
- the LOC120022564 gene encoding zinc finger CCHC domain-containing protein 8-like isoform X2, translating into MAEVDFGDCELFEQLEESMPVATHIRFTEEVGEEGSELSERLEECEETIRSLIEENQELKRKLKVLTRPSGINVENIKIDGPLLQILFANNSISKQCRQEIEDSICSIVQKHQPHGEVEKGNPSGNVNPQMVGSVLYFTSFCVDKLGQPLLNDNPQQTEGWEVPKYQQVFSQVIALDGQEVQMKEKRPKPCCFNCGLDGHQLRDCPQPKDMARINEKRKEFSQGNQGNLSNQRYHAEEVEERFARYKPGIMSEELMSALGVEMNTLPPHIYRMRRLGYPPGWLKEAEMENSGLTLYDGKVSKDGELTEVDHGQSISYDVSKLVDFPGFNISAPPSVKDDYRLYGSIPIQHNHMKQNFADYLSNNFPMPGANCNKRLHESESTPQQTKKRRSDARSSDMDVDSDQDTTPRRHRSSDSFQFQPPLPPDSPSFGSPPPLPHGTPPATPTPPPLPKGTPPPTPTNGSPALRGRTVGVGEESVGGEEEELTLEELEEQQRLIWAALENADTTTNSDSETPAVGTPLPSSPSVSTPAQVDTETEMEEGEAEDEEKEGSVEVSSHNSDEQISVDPSSSKCQDDAEDKGKVVEDESSLLKTPVQEESPMSPEAAADRGNVLAQRPSLLQTPVQQESRQPDPSDQDAVEGDLSDSMGKVTAVPHRSRFAHGIIPFEETPEFTEVAEATGTYLRIRDLLKGSPRNMAKKK
- the LOC120022564 gene encoding zinc finger CCHC domain-containing protein 8-like isoform X1, whose protein sequence is MAEVDFGDCELFEQLEESMPVATHIRFTEEVGEEGSELSERLEECEETIRSLIEENQELKRKLKVLTRPSGINVENIKIDGPLLQILFANNSISKQCRQEIEDSICSIVQKHQPHGEVEKGNPSGNVNPQSSSFIMEEDQKTKSCDIKKIKEAFSMVGSVLYFTSFCVDKLGQPLLNDNPQQTEGWEVPKYQQVFSQVIALDGQEVQMKEKRPKPCCFNCGLDGHQLRDCPQPKDMARINEKRKEFSQGNQGNLSNQRYHAEEVEERFARYKPGIMSEELMSALGVEMNTLPPHIYRMRRLGYPPGWLKEAEMENSGLTLYDGKVSKDGELTEVDHGQSISYDVSKLVDFPGFNISAPPSVKDDYRLYGSIPIQHNHMKQNFADYLSNNFPMPGANCNKRLHESESTPQQTKKRRSDARSSDMDVDSDQDTTPRRHRSSDSFQFQPPLPPDSPSFGSPPPLPHGTPPATPTPPPLPKGTPPPTPTNGSPALRGRTVGVGEESVGGEEEELTLEELEEQQRLIWAALENADTTTNSDSETPAVGTPLPSSPSVSTPAQVDTETEMEEGEAEDEEKEGSVEVSSHNSDEQISVDPSSSKCQDDAEDKGKVVEDESSLLKTPVQEESPMSPEAAADRGNVLAQRPSLLQTPVQQESRQPDPSDQDAVEGDLSDSMGKVTAVPHRSRFAHGIIPFEETPEFTEVAEATGTYLRIRDLLKGSPRNMAKKK
- the LOC120022564 gene encoding zinc finger CCHC domain-containing protein 8-like isoform X4 — its product is MAEVDFGDCELFEQLEESMPVATHIRFTEEVGEEGSELSERLEECEETIRSLIEENQELKRKLKVLTRPSGINVENIKIDGPLLQILFANNSISKQCRQEIEDSICSIVQKHQPHGEVEKGNPSGNVNPQSSSFIMEEDQKTKSCDIKKIKEAFSMVGSVLYFTSFCVDKLGQPLLNDNPQQTEGWEVPKYQQVFSQVIALDGQEVQMKEKRPKPCCFNCGLDGHQLRDCPQPKDMARINEKRKEFSQGNQGNLSNQRYHAEEVEERFARYKPGIMSEELMSALGVEMNTLPPHIYRMRRLGYPPGWLKEAEMENSGLTLYDGKVSKDGELTEVDHGQSISYDVSKLVDFPGFNISAPPSVKDPGANCNKRLHESESTPQQTKKRRSDARSSDMDVDSDQDTTPRRHRSSDSFQFQPPLPPDSPSFGSPPPLPHGTPPATPTPPPLPKGTPPPTPTNGSPALRGRTVGVGEESVGGEEEELTLEELEEQQRLIWAALENADTTTNSDSETPAVGTPLPSSPSVSTPAQVDTETEMEEGEAEDEEKEGSVEVSSHNSDEQISVDPSSSKCQDDAEDKGKVVEDESSLLKTPVQEESPMSPEAAADRGNVLAQRPSLLQTPVQQESRQPDPSDQDAVEGDLSDSMGKVTAVPHRSRFAHGIIPFEETPEFTEVAEATGTYLRIRDLLKGSPRNMAKKK